The following proteins are encoded in a genomic region of Labeo rohita strain BAU-BD-2019 chromosome 5, IGBB_LRoh.1.0, whole genome shotgun sequence:
- the arhgef15a gene encoding rho guanine nucleotide exchange factor 15 produces MKIIWEHQMMDKSVCNTSNGKPTIPPKPNLNASHQSSQFGSSSRVAHVLRNFEQGTSKQTAVNYNSKVRRNMSQDGRSVVVGARLSCPPRTKDQTEDISSFSRLRKSGQMLEERNLQLAVNDVDVSRSAPDGSEVNNVSSTIENHQGSTTPPTHSEEKHCHCLCHLQRPGMKLVWVPLHKEKNDMDTVIEKNHKQRNRESQRNKDVLHQTSNEVSCPQNSPSPNSKPKVVPPCINCQSFLLHHSPHKLAENGFAYADESIQNSKPPLPPRTYQSSEYQNTQQYAQLEHTDANIYLDILPSNDNKVTPPAVPPRPPPRVPLHPPSHQKTKKRSSQPVLACVVSLRGGGLPIRNTSSSKNGKLSRPISMPNPSGESYENGDFEEWESIDMDAMCDKTGSPRRISSDWEPNSDYEPLYQIYQAKVLKEASQIQSDSPDCNRRSVSETLGLEGPGGLGMVGTRSRRGPEEITLWQDLPVVKESGVLHKLTRTEKQRQESMFEVLTSEASYLRSLRVLKDHFLGSRELNETLVIHDRKALFSNLLQVYEISERFIGDLLKRVDESVVISDLCDIIYEHSENHFSVFIDYVRNQQYQEKTYSRLMESNRDFSLVMRRLESSPLCKRLPFTSFMLLPFQRITRIKILIQNIQKRTAKGTKEEETASKALASVSKLITQANTQVGQMKQMEELIQISNKLEFDKLKAIPIVSKTRCLEKQGELQVLCKRGSLFSIRSKCTPVYMFLFNDLLILTTKKSGCPDRFVVIDHAHRSLVQVQATENNLGQHLDHCFCLTLLENHRGSTCEHLLKANTESDMHRWMAAFPSIKAALGEEKIYEDWDCPQVQCISHYVAKQADELSLEPSDVINVLRKTSEGWYEGMRLSDGKKGWFPAENTFEVTTDHQRRRNVREKYQIAQATSLNTPS; encoded by the exons ATGAAAATTATTTGGGAGCATCAAATGATGGATAAGTCAGTCTGTAACACATCCAATGGAAAACCTACTATTCCACCAAAACCAAACCTTAATGCTTCACACCAATCAAGCCAATTTGGTTCCTCTAGCAGAGTGGCTCATGTTTTGCGTAACTTTGAACAAGGAACAAGCAAGCAAACGGCAGTAAACTACAACAGTAAAGTAAGAAGAAATATGAGCCAAGATGGAAGGTCTGTAGTAGTTGGAGCTAGATTGTCATGTCCACCCAGGACAAAGGACCAAACAGAGGATATATCTTCATTTTCAAGACTCAGAAAAAGTGGACAGATGCTGGAGGAAAGAAATCTTCAACTAGCCGTAAATGATGTGGATGTGAGTCGATCAG CTCCTGATGGCAGTGAGGTGAATAATGTGAGTAGCACCATAGAGAATCATCAGGGCTCAACTACGCCTCCTACCCACTCAGAGGAGAAACACTGTCATTGCCTCTGCCATCTTCAAAGGCCTGGTATGAAACTGGTCTGGGTACCTTTACACAAAGAGAAAAATGACATGGATACTGTAATTGAAAAGAATCACAAACAGCGAAACAGAGAAAGTCAGAGGAATAAGGATGTTTTACACCAAACCAGCAATGAAGTCAGTTGTCCACAGAACAGCCCATCTCCCAATTCAAAACCCAAAGTGGTTCCTCCATGTATAAATTGTCAAAGCTTTCTACTTCACCACAGCCCTCACAAATTAGCAGAAAATGGATTTGCATATGCTGATGAGTCAATTCAAAACTCCAAACCCCCTTTACCACCAAGGACTTATCAGTCATCTGAGTATCAAAATACCCAACAGTATGCACAGCTGGAGCACACCGATGCCAATATATATTTGGATATTTTGCCATCAAATGACAATAAAGTTACCCCTCCCGCTGTTCCCCCTCGACCTCCCCCACGAGTTCCTTTACATCCTCCATCCCACCAAAAGACAAAGAAACGGTCTTCCCAGCCAGTGCTGGCATGTGTAGTCTCTCTTCGAGGCGGCGGTCTACCAATCAGAAACACCAGCAGCAGTAAGAATGGAAAATTGTCTCGCCCCATATCTATGCCAAACCCATCAG gTGAGAGCTATGAAAATGGCGATTTTGAAGAGTGGGAGTCTATTGACATGGATGC GATGTGTGACAAAACAGGAAGCCCACGGAGAATCTCAAGTGACTGGGAGCCAAACAGTGACTACG AACCTCTATATCAGATCTACCAGGCAAAGGTCTTGAAAGAAGCCAGTCAGATCCAGTCTGATAGCCCTGACTGCAACAGGAGGAGTGTTAGTGAAACCCTGGGTCTTGAGGGTCCCGGAGGGCTGGGGATGGTTGGCACCCGATCCAGGAGAGGCCCTGAAGAGATTACACTCTGGCAGGATTTACCAGTCGTGAAGGAAAGTGGAGTGTTACATAAACTCACTCGCACTGAAAAACAGAGACAAGAG AGTATGTTTGAGGTGCTCACCTCTGAGGCCTCCTACCTGCGCTCCTTGCGTGTTCTGAAGGATCACTTCCTGGGGTCACGGGAACTCAATGAGACTCTGGTCATTCATGATAGGAAGGCCCTCTTTTCCAACCTCTTGCAGGTCTATGAAATCAGTGAGAg GTTTATAGGGGATCTGCTGAAGCGAGTAGATGAGAGTGTGGTGATATCTGACTTGTGTGACATCATTTATGAGCACTCAGAGAACCATTTCTCAGTCTTTATTGATTATGTCCGAAATCAGCAGTACCAAGAGAAGACCTACAGCAGACTGAT GGAGAGTAACAGAGATTTTTCTCTTGTGATGAGGCGGCTAGAGTCATCTCCACTCTGTAAACGTCTGCCTTTCACATCCTTTATGCTTCTGCCCTTTCAGCGAATCACACGCATCAAAATCCTTATACAg AATATTCAAAAGCGCACTGCAAAGGGCACTAAAGAGGAGGAAACAGCTTCCAAGGCTCTGGCTTCAGTGTCTAAg CTAATCACGCAGGCAAACACCCAGGTGGGGCAGATGAAACAGATGGAGGAGCTCATTCAAATCTCTAACAAGCTGGAGTTTGACAAACTCAAG GCCATTCCAATTGTTTCTAAAACACGCTGTCTAGAAAAACAGGGAGAACTACAAGTGCTGTGTAAAAGAGGATCTCTATTCAGCATCCGCAGCAAATGTACCCCCGTGTACATGTTCCTCTTCAATGACCTTCTCATTCTTACCACAAAGAAAAG TGGCTGTCCAGACCGCTTTGTGGTGATCGATCATGCTCATCGGTCTCTGGTTCAGGTACAAGCCACAGAAAACAATCTTGGACAACACTTGGATCACTGTTTCTGTTTGACCCTCCTGGAAAACCATCGGGGTAGCACCTGTGAACACTTGCTCAAGGCTAATACAGA GTCAGATATGCATAGGTGGATGGCTGCTTTCCCATCGATTAAAGCAGCACTCGGGGAGGAAAAGATTTATGAGGACTGGG ACTGTCCTCAAGTGCAGTGTATCAGTCATTATGTAGCAAAACAGGCAGACGAGCTTAGTCTGGAGCCATCTGATGTCATCAATGTGCTGCGCAAAACCAGTGAAG GTTGGTATGAAGGTATGCGTCTCTCTGATGGAAAGAAGGGCTGGTTTCCAGCAGAGAATACATTTGAAGTAACCACTGATCACCAGAGACGGCGGAACGTGAGGGAGAAGTACCAAATCGCACAAGCAACCAGTCTGAACACTCCAAGTTGA
- the grk1b gene encoding rhodopsin kinase GRK1b: MDIGGLETVVANSAYVSARGSIDSAAAATMRDKKYRTKLNLPHIRQCEHMKTTVDSSFDSMCVRQPIGKRLFQQYLESEPAHKNPVDLWKDIEDYNVAQENDRAKKAQKMVNKYYESSSKNFCDFLGEKAVGRVKEDYKNIRGDLFKESEHQLLVHLEAKALSGFKDSMYFLRYVQFKWLESQPVTEDWFMDFRVLGKGGFGEVHACQMKATGKMYANKKLNKKRLKKRKGYDGAIIEKRILAKVHSRFIVTLAYAFQTKTDLCLVMTIMNGGDLRYHMYNVDEKNPGFNENRACYYTAQIICGLEHLHQHRIVYRDLKPENVLLDDAGHVRLSDLGLAVELPPGKDKTQGYAGTPGFMAPELLQKKDYDYTVDYFTLGVTLYEMVAAKGPFRCRGEQVDNNEVTRRILNDPVSYPPTFSKELKDLCEGLMEKDPEKRLGFKNNECAELKNQSFFKELNWGRLEAGMLPPPFVPDPKMVYAKDIDDVGAFSTVKGVVIDNKDNEFYNEFATGNVPIPWQEEMIETGIFGELNIWGQNGKLPNDLDPSYVEAKGGGCVLL; encoded by the exons ATGGACATTGGAGGTCTAGAGACTGTGGTGGCCAACTCGGCCTATGTGTCAGCACGTGGGAGTATAGACAGTGCTGCCGCAGCAACTATGCGTGACAAAAAATACCGCACCAAGCTCAACCTGCCACACATCAGACAATGTGAACATATGAAGACTACGGTGGATTCTTCCTTTGACAGTATGTGTGTACGCCAACCGATTGGTAAGCGCCTCTTTCAGCAATACCTTGAAAGCGAACCTGCCCACAAGAATCCTGTAGATTTGTGGAAAGATATTGAAGACTACAACGTCGCCCAGGAAAATGACCGAGCTAAGAAAGCACAGAAGATGGTCAACAAATACTATGAGTCTTCCTCCAAGAACTTCTGCGACTTCCTGGGGGAAAAAGCTGTGGGCAGGGTGAAAGAGGACTACAAGAACATTCGAGGAGATCTGTTCAAAGAGAGTGAACACCAGCTCCTTGTTCACCTGGAAGCTAAAGCACTCAGTGGCTTCAAGGACAGCATGTACTTTCTGCGTTACGTACAGTTTAAATGGCTGGAGAGCCAGCCTGTTACTGAAGACTGGTTCATGGATTTCAGAGTGCTTGGGAAAGGCGGATTTGGTGAGGTCCATGCTTGCCAAATGAAGGCGACAGGAAAGATGTATGCTAACAAGAAACTGAACAAGAAGAGGCTGAAGAAACGTAAAGGTTATGAT GGTGCTATTATTGAGAAGCGCATCCTGGCTAAAGTGCACAGTCGTTTCATTGTGACCCTGGCCTATGCTTTCCAGACCAAAACCGACCTCTGCCTGGTCATGACCATCATGAATGGTGGAGACCTCAG ATACCATATGTATAATGTGGATGAGAAGAATCCAGGCTTTAACGAAAATAGAGCttgttattacacagctcagatcATCTGTGGTCTTGAGCATTTGCACCAGCACAGGATTGTGTACAGAGACCTCAAGCCAGAGAATGTCCTCTTAGATGATGCAG gACATGTGCGTCTTTCTGATCTGGGGTTGGCCGTTGAATTACCACCAGGGAAAGATAAAACACAGGGGTATGCTGGGACCCCAG GTTTCATGGCTCCAGAACTGCTACAGAAGAAAGACTATGACTACACTGTAGACTACTTCACTCTTGGGGTCACTCTGTATGAGATGGTTGCCGCCAAGGGACCTTTCAGGTGTCGTGGAGAGCAG GTGGACAACAATGAAGTGACACGGCGCATCCTGAATGATCCAGTCTCATACCCCCCAACCTTCAGCAAGGAGCTCAAAGACCTCTGTGAAGGACTGATGGAGAAGGATCCAGAGAAGAGACTTGGCTTTAAGAACAATGAGTGTGCTGAACTGAAGAACCAGTCCTTCTTTAAAGAGCTCAACTGGGGGAGATTAGAAGCTG GTATGCTTCCTCCACCTTTTGTCCCAGATCCTAAGATGGTCTATGCCAAAGACATTGATGATGTGGGAGCATTCAGCACTGTCAAAGGTGTTGTGATTGACAACAAAGACAATGAATTCTACAATGAGTTTGCAACTGGGAACGTACCAATTCCATGGCAGGAGGAGATGATTGAGACAGGAATCTTTGGGGAGCTTAACATCTGGGGGCAAAACGGAAAACTCCCAAATGATCTGGATCCCAGCTATGTGGAAGCAAAAGGAGGGGGATGTGTTCTACTGTGa